A window of the Bos indicus x Bos taurus breed Angus x Brahman F1 hybrid chromosome X, Bos_hybrid_MaternalHap_v2.0, whole genome shotgun sequence genome harbors these coding sequences:
- the AKAP4 gene encoding A-kinase anchor protein 4 isoform X3: MSDDIDWLHSRRGVCKVDLYSPRGQQDQDRKVICFVDVSTLSMEDKDSKDAAGCSSEGDLNLENLEEKEIIVIKDTEKQDQSKTEGSVCLFKQAPSDPLSVFNWLLNDLQKYALGFQHALSPSASSCKHKVGETEGNCQKLSSGNCYSIYANHLNMDCVNNEPQSLRLEMTAAKNTNNNQSPSTPPGKSPSNQRAVISPDGECSMDDLSFYVNRLSSLVIQMARKEIKEKLENGSKCLHHSIYPPSGDKGKNSPRSAVSKIASEMAHDAVEVTSAEMRGTGEECRDGGRKTFLYSELSNKNKGGDKQMCQRDSKDFADSISKGLMVYANQVASDMMVSVMKTLKVHSSGKPIPACVVLKRVLLKHTKEIVSDLIDSCMKNLHNITGVLMTDSDFVSAVKRNLFNHGKQNAADIMEAMLKRLVSALLGEKKETKSQCLSYTSLKAGSHDAKCKNQSLEFSSVKAEMKGKDKCKVKQEECKSLTSAEKVSEHILKESLTMWNQKQCNQGKMPSKTCPHKEEKREKISPSTDSLAKDLIVSALMLIQYHLTQQAKGKEACEDDCPPGTTSYMTQSAQYEKCGGSQSAKALSMKHLETRGAPGPSTSMKDNQHLDSQKLDMSNMVLSLIQKLLNESPFNCEDLCEGENKHSEIRTNKSTSIFKKSDREEEQGQDNREVDFVGGMKQVNRQFIDQLVESVMKLCLIMAKYSNNEAALTDLEEQASSSNNSNFYQTSGPRSSYEAGMSQSYQDSHGPEVIVNNQCSTSSLQKQLQAVLQWIAASQFNVPMLYFMGDDDGQLEKLPEVSAKAAEKGYSVGDLLQEVMKFAKERQLDEAVGNMARKQLLDWLLANL; the protein is encoded by the exons ATATGCTTTGTCGATGTGTCTACCCTGAGCATGGAAGATAAAGATTCTAAG GATGCTGCTGGTTGTAGTTCAGAAGGTGACTTAAACCTGGAGaatctagaagaaaaagaaattattgtgATCAAGGATACTGAGAAGCAAGACCAGTCTAAG ACGGAGGGGTCAGTGTGCCTTTTCAAACAAGCTCCTTCTGATCCTTTAAGTGTCTTCAACTGGCTTCTGAATGATCTTCAAAAGTATGCCCTAGGTTTCCAACATGCACTGAGCCCTTCAGCCTCCAGTTGTAAACATAAAGtaggagagacagagggaaactGTCAAAAATTGTCTTCTGGGAACTGCTACAGCATCTATGCCAATCACCTGAACATGGATTGTGTGAACAACGAACCTCAGAGCCTACGTCTGGAAATGACAGCAGCCAAAAACACCAACAATAACCAGAGTCCTTCTACTCCTCCAGGCAAATCTCCTAGTAATCAGAGGGCAGTTATCTCCCCTGATGGAGAATGTTCTATGGATGATCTCTCCTTCTATGTCAATCGATTATCTTCTCTGGTAATCCAGATGGCCCGTAAGGAAATcaaggagaaattagaaaatgggaGCAAATGTCTTCATCATTCGATCTATCCACCCAGTGGGGACAAAGGGAAAAACAGCCCTCGCAGTGCTGTGAGCAAGATCGCTTCTGAAATGGCCCATGATGCTGTAGAAGTGACCTCTGCAGAAATGCGGGGCACTGGGGAGGAGTGTAGGGATGGTGGTCGAAAAACCTTTCTGTATAGTGAATTATCCAACAAGAACAAAGGCGGAGACAAACAAATGTGCCAAAGAGACAGCAAAGACTTTGCAGATTCCATCAGCAAAGGACTCATGGTTTATGCCAATCAAGTGGCATCCGATATGATGGTTTCTGTTATGAAGACCTTGAAAGTTCATAGCTCTGGGAAaccaattccagcttgtgtggtCCTGAAGAGGGTGCTATTGAAACATACCAAAGAAATTGTGTCAGATTTGATTGATTCCTGCATGAAGAACCTACATAACATCACTGGGGTCCTGATGACTGACTCAGACTTTGTCTCAGCTGTCAAGAGGAATCTGTTCAATCATGGGAAACAAAATGCTGCTGATATCATGGAGGCTATGCTGAAACGTTTGGTCAGCGCTCTTCTTggtgaaaaaaaggaaactaaatctCAGTGTTTGTCATATACATCCTTGAAAGCCGGGTCCCATGATGCCAAGTGCAAAAACCAAAGTCTTGAATTTTCATCTGTGAAGGCTGAGATGAAAGGAAAGGACAAGTGCAAGGTGAAACAAGAGGAATGCAAGTCTTTGACCAGTGCTGAGAAAGTCAGTGAACATATCCTCAAGGAGAGTCTGACTATGTGGAACCAAAAGCAGTGTAATCAAGGCAAGATGCCTAGCAAAACCTGTCCCCataaggaggaaaagagagagaagatcaGCCCTTCCACAGATTCACTGGCAAAGGACTTGATTGTCTCTGCCCTTATGCTGATCCAGTACCATCTGACCCAGCAGGCCAAGGGCAAAGAGGCATGTGAAGATGACTGTCCACCTGGTACCACGAGCTATATGACCCAGAGTGCCCAATATGAAAAGTGCGGAGGTAGCCAAAGTGCCAAGGCACTTTCAATGAAACATCTAGAAACTCGTGGAGCACCTGGACCATCCACCTCTATGAAGGACAATCAACATCTGGATTCCCAGAAGCTGGATATGTCAAACATGGTTCTATCACTTATTCAAAAACTGCTTAATGAGAGCCCCTTCAACTGTGAAGATCTTTGTGAAGGTGAGAACAAACATTCCGAGATCAGGACAAACAAATCAACCTCCATATTCAAGAAGTCTGACAGAGAGGAAGAACAAGGCCAGGACAATCGAGAAGTTGACTTTGTCGGTGGGATGAAGCAAGTGAACCGACAATTTATAGATCAGCTGGTAGAATCTGTGATGAAGCTGTGCCTTATCATGGCTAAGTATAGCAACAACGAGGCAGCCCTCACTGATTTGGAAGAACAAGCATCCTCATCCAACAACTCTAATTTTTACCAGACCAGTGGCCCCAGATCTAGTTACGAAGCTGGGATGTCTCAGAGCTACCAAGACTCTCACGGGCCTGAAGTCATTGTCAATAATCAGTGCTCAACAAGCAGCTTGCAAAAGCAGCTCCAAGCTGTCCTGCAGTGGATTGCAGCCTCACAATTTAATGTACCCATGCTCTACTTcatgggagatgatgatggacaacTGGAGAAG CTTCCTGAAGTTTCGGCTAAGGCAGCAGAGAAGGGGTACAGCGTAGGAGATCTTCTTCAAGAGGTCATGAAGTTTGCCAAGGAACGACAACTGGATGAAGCCGTGGGAAACATGGCTAGAAAACAACTGCTAGACTGGCTGCTCGCTAACCTGTGA
- the AKAP4 gene encoding A-kinase anchor protein 4 isoform X1, with protein MGSGSDLPSDICLLVILIRLSGLNVQKLVLYVEIFIHFTSIDLGLLQWPYVMSDDIDWLHSRRGVCKVDLYSPRGQQDQDRKVICFVDVSTLSMEDKDSKDAAGCSSEGDLNLENLEEKEIIVIKDTEKQDQSKTEGSVCLFKQAPSDPLSVFNWLLNDLQKYALGFQHALSPSASSCKHKVGETEGNCQKLSSGNCYSIYANHLNMDCVNNEPQSLRLEMTAAKNTNNNQSPSTPPGKSPSNQRAVISPDGECSMDDLSFYVNRLSSLVIQMARKEIKEKLENGSKCLHHSIYPPSGDKGKNSPRSAVSKIASEMAHDAVEVTSAEMRGTGEECRDGGRKTFLYSELSNKNKGGDKQMCQRDSKDFADSISKGLMVYANQVASDMMVSVMKTLKVHSSGKPIPACVVLKRVLLKHTKEIVSDLIDSCMKNLHNITGVLMTDSDFVSAVKRNLFNHGKQNAADIMEAMLKRLVSALLGEKKETKSQCLSYTSLKAGSHDAKCKNQSLEFSSVKAEMKGKDKCKVKQEECKSLTSAEKVSEHILKESLTMWNQKQCNQGKMPSKTCPHKEEKREKISPSTDSLAKDLIVSALMLIQYHLTQQAKGKEACEDDCPPGTTSYMTQSAQYEKCGGSQSAKALSMKHLETRGAPGPSTSMKDNQHLDSQKLDMSNMVLSLIQKLLNESPFNCEDLCEGENKHSEIRTNKSTSIFKKSDREEEQGQDNREVDFVGGMKQVNRQFIDQLVESVMKLCLIMAKYSNNEAALTDLEEQASSSNNSNFYQTSGPRSSYEAGMSQSYQDSHGPEVIVNNQCSTSSLQKQLQAVLQWIAASQFNVPMLYFMGDDDGQLEKLPEVSAKAAEKGYSVGDLLQEVMKFAKERQLDEAVGNMARKQLLDWLLANL; from the exons ATATGCTTTGTCGATGTGTCTACCCTGAGCATGGAAGATAAAGATTCTAAG GATGCTGCTGGTTGTAGTTCAGAAGGTGACTTAAACCTGGAGaatctagaagaaaaagaaattattgtgATCAAGGATACTGAGAAGCAAGACCAGTCTAAG ACGGAGGGGTCAGTGTGCCTTTTCAAACAAGCTCCTTCTGATCCTTTAAGTGTCTTCAACTGGCTTCTGAATGATCTTCAAAAGTATGCCCTAGGTTTCCAACATGCACTGAGCCCTTCAGCCTCCAGTTGTAAACATAAAGtaggagagacagagggaaactGTCAAAAATTGTCTTCTGGGAACTGCTACAGCATCTATGCCAATCACCTGAACATGGATTGTGTGAACAACGAACCTCAGAGCCTACGTCTGGAAATGACAGCAGCCAAAAACACCAACAATAACCAGAGTCCTTCTACTCCTCCAGGCAAATCTCCTAGTAATCAGAGGGCAGTTATCTCCCCTGATGGAGAATGTTCTATGGATGATCTCTCCTTCTATGTCAATCGATTATCTTCTCTGGTAATCCAGATGGCCCGTAAGGAAATcaaggagaaattagaaaatgggaGCAAATGTCTTCATCATTCGATCTATCCACCCAGTGGGGACAAAGGGAAAAACAGCCCTCGCAGTGCTGTGAGCAAGATCGCTTCTGAAATGGCCCATGATGCTGTAGAAGTGACCTCTGCAGAAATGCGGGGCACTGGGGAGGAGTGTAGGGATGGTGGTCGAAAAACCTTTCTGTATAGTGAATTATCCAACAAGAACAAAGGCGGAGACAAACAAATGTGCCAAAGAGACAGCAAAGACTTTGCAGATTCCATCAGCAAAGGACTCATGGTTTATGCCAATCAAGTGGCATCCGATATGATGGTTTCTGTTATGAAGACCTTGAAAGTTCATAGCTCTGGGAAaccaattccagcttgtgtggtCCTGAAGAGGGTGCTATTGAAACATACCAAAGAAATTGTGTCAGATTTGATTGATTCCTGCATGAAGAACCTACATAACATCACTGGGGTCCTGATGACTGACTCAGACTTTGTCTCAGCTGTCAAGAGGAATCTGTTCAATCATGGGAAACAAAATGCTGCTGATATCATGGAGGCTATGCTGAAACGTTTGGTCAGCGCTCTTCTTggtgaaaaaaaggaaactaaatctCAGTGTTTGTCATATACATCCTTGAAAGCCGGGTCCCATGATGCCAAGTGCAAAAACCAAAGTCTTGAATTTTCATCTGTGAAGGCTGAGATGAAAGGAAAGGACAAGTGCAAGGTGAAACAAGAGGAATGCAAGTCTTTGACCAGTGCTGAGAAAGTCAGTGAACATATCCTCAAGGAGAGTCTGACTATGTGGAACCAAAAGCAGTGTAATCAAGGCAAGATGCCTAGCAAAACCTGTCCCCataaggaggaaaagagagagaagatcaGCCCTTCCACAGATTCACTGGCAAAGGACTTGATTGTCTCTGCCCTTATGCTGATCCAGTACCATCTGACCCAGCAGGCCAAGGGCAAAGAGGCATGTGAAGATGACTGTCCACCTGGTACCACGAGCTATATGACCCAGAGTGCCCAATATGAAAAGTGCGGAGGTAGCCAAAGTGCCAAGGCACTTTCAATGAAACATCTAGAAACTCGTGGAGCACCTGGACCATCCACCTCTATGAAGGACAATCAACATCTGGATTCCCAGAAGCTGGATATGTCAAACATGGTTCTATCACTTATTCAAAAACTGCTTAATGAGAGCCCCTTCAACTGTGAAGATCTTTGTGAAGGTGAGAACAAACATTCCGAGATCAGGACAAACAAATCAACCTCCATATTCAAGAAGTCTGACAGAGAGGAAGAACAAGGCCAGGACAATCGAGAAGTTGACTTTGTCGGTGGGATGAAGCAAGTGAACCGACAATTTATAGATCAGCTGGTAGAATCTGTGATGAAGCTGTGCCTTATCATGGCTAAGTATAGCAACAACGAGGCAGCCCTCACTGATTTGGAAGAACAAGCATCCTCATCCAACAACTCTAATTTTTACCAGACCAGTGGCCCCAGATCTAGTTACGAAGCTGGGATGTCTCAGAGCTACCAAGACTCTCACGGGCCTGAAGTCATTGTCAATAATCAGTGCTCAACAAGCAGCTTGCAAAAGCAGCTCCAAGCTGTCCTGCAGTGGATTGCAGCCTCACAATTTAATGTACCCATGCTCTACTTcatgggagatgatgatggacaacTGGAGAAG CTTCCTGAAGTTTCGGCTAAGGCAGCAGAGAAGGGGTACAGCGTAGGAGATCTTCTTCAAGAGGTCATGAAGTTTGCCAAGGAACGACAACTGGATGAAGCCGTGGGAAACATGGCTAGAAAACAACTGCTAGACTGGCTGCTCGCTAACCTGTGA
- the AKAP4 gene encoding A-kinase anchor protein 4 isoform X2 translates to MSYKIAYSDTTKMSDDIDWLHSRRGVCKVDLYSPRGQQDQDRKVICFVDVSTLSMEDKDSKDAAGCSSEGDLNLENLEEKEIIVIKDTEKQDQSKTEGSVCLFKQAPSDPLSVFNWLLNDLQKYALGFQHALSPSASSCKHKVGETEGNCQKLSSGNCYSIYANHLNMDCVNNEPQSLRLEMTAAKNTNNNQSPSTPPGKSPSNQRAVISPDGECSMDDLSFYVNRLSSLVIQMARKEIKEKLENGSKCLHHSIYPPSGDKGKNSPRSAVSKIASEMAHDAVEVTSAEMRGTGEECRDGGRKTFLYSELSNKNKGGDKQMCQRDSKDFADSISKGLMVYANQVASDMMVSVMKTLKVHSSGKPIPACVVLKRVLLKHTKEIVSDLIDSCMKNLHNITGVLMTDSDFVSAVKRNLFNHGKQNAADIMEAMLKRLVSALLGEKKETKSQCLSYTSLKAGSHDAKCKNQSLEFSSVKAEMKGKDKCKVKQEECKSLTSAEKVSEHILKESLTMWNQKQCNQGKMPSKTCPHKEEKREKISPSTDSLAKDLIVSALMLIQYHLTQQAKGKEACEDDCPPGTTSYMTQSAQYEKCGGSQSAKALSMKHLETRGAPGPSTSMKDNQHLDSQKLDMSNMVLSLIQKLLNESPFNCEDLCEGENKHSEIRTNKSTSIFKKSDREEEQGQDNREVDFVGGMKQVNRQFIDQLVESVMKLCLIMAKYSNNEAALTDLEEQASSSNNSNFYQTSGPRSSYEAGMSQSYQDSHGPEVIVNNQCSTSSLQKQLQAVLQWIAASQFNVPMLYFMGDDDGQLEKLPEVSAKAAEKGYSVGDLLQEVMKFAKERQLDEAVGNMARKQLLDWLLANL, encoded by the exons ATATGCTTTGTCGATGTGTCTACCCTGAGCATGGAAGATAAAGATTCTAAG GATGCTGCTGGTTGTAGTTCAGAAGGTGACTTAAACCTGGAGaatctagaagaaaaagaaattattgtgATCAAGGATACTGAGAAGCAAGACCAGTCTAAG ACGGAGGGGTCAGTGTGCCTTTTCAAACAAGCTCCTTCTGATCCTTTAAGTGTCTTCAACTGGCTTCTGAATGATCTTCAAAAGTATGCCCTAGGTTTCCAACATGCACTGAGCCCTTCAGCCTCCAGTTGTAAACATAAAGtaggagagacagagggaaactGTCAAAAATTGTCTTCTGGGAACTGCTACAGCATCTATGCCAATCACCTGAACATGGATTGTGTGAACAACGAACCTCAGAGCCTACGTCTGGAAATGACAGCAGCCAAAAACACCAACAATAACCAGAGTCCTTCTACTCCTCCAGGCAAATCTCCTAGTAATCAGAGGGCAGTTATCTCCCCTGATGGAGAATGTTCTATGGATGATCTCTCCTTCTATGTCAATCGATTATCTTCTCTGGTAATCCAGATGGCCCGTAAGGAAATcaaggagaaattagaaaatgggaGCAAATGTCTTCATCATTCGATCTATCCACCCAGTGGGGACAAAGGGAAAAACAGCCCTCGCAGTGCTGTGAGCAAGATCGCTTCTGAAATGGCCCATGATGCTGTAGAAGTGACCTCTGCAGAAATGCGGGGCACTGGGGAGGAGTGTAGGGATGGTGGTCGAAAAACCTTTCTGTATAGTGAATTATCCAACAAGAACAAAGGCGGAGACAAACAAATGTGCCAAAGAGACAGCAAAGACTTTGCAGATTCCATCAGCAAAGGACTCATGGTTTATGCCAATCAAGTGGCATCCGATATGATGGTTTCTGTTATGAAGACCTTGAAAGTTCATAGCTCTGGGAAaccaattccagcttgtgtggtCCTGAAGAGGGTGCTATTGAAACATACCAAAGAAATTGTGTCAGATTTGATTGATTCCTGCATGAAGAACCTACATAACATCACTGGGGTCCTGATGACTGACTCAGACTTTGTCTCAGCTGTCAAGAGGAATCTGTTCAATCATGGGAAACAAAATGCTGCTGATATCATGGAGGCTATGCTGAAACGTTTGGTCAGCGCTCTTCTTggtgaaaaaaaggaaactaaatctCAGTGTTTGTCATATACATCCTTGAAAGCCGGGTCCCATGATGCCAAGTGCAAAAACCAAAGTCTTGAATTTTCATCTGTGAAGGCTGAGATGAAAGGAAAGGACAAGTGCAAGGTGAAACAAGAGGAATGCAAGTCTTTGACCAGTGCTGAGAAAGTCAGTGAACATATCCTCAAGGAGAGTCTGACTATGTGGAACCAAAAGCAGTGTAATCAAGGCAAGATGCCTAGCAAAACCTGTCCCCataaggaggaaaagagagagaagatcaGCCCTTCCACAGATTCACTGGCAAAGGACTTGATTGTCTCTGCCCTTATGCTGATCCAGTACCATCTGACCCAGCAGGCCAAGGGCAAAGAGGCATGTGAAGATGACTGTCCACCTGGTACCACGAGCTATATGACCCAGAGTGCCCAATATGAAAAGTGCGGAGGTAGCCAAAGTGCCAAGGCACTTTCAATGAAACATCTAGAAACTCGTGGAGCACCTGGACCATCCACCTCTATGAAGGACAATCAACATCTGGATTCCCAGAAGCTGGATATGTCAAACATGGTTCTATCACTTATTCAAAAACTGCTTAATGAGAGCCCCTTCAACTGTGAAGATCTTTGTGAAGGTGAGAACAAACATTCCGAGATCAGGACAAACAAATCAACCTCCATATTCAAGAAGTCTGACAGAGAGGAAGAACAAGGCCAGGACAATCGAGAAGTTGACTTTGTCGGTGGGATGAAGCAAGTGAACCGACAATTTATAGATCAGCTGGTAGAATCTGTGATGAAGCTGTGCCTTATCATGGCTAAGTATAGCAACAACGAGGCAGCCCTCACTGATTTGGAAGAACAAGCATCCTCATCCAACAACTCTAATTTTTACCAGACCAGTGGCCCCAGATCTAGTTACGAAGCTGGGATGTCTCAGAGCTACCAAGACTCTCACGGGCCTGAAGTCATTGTCAATAATCAGTGCTCAACAAGCAGCTTGCAAAAGCAGCTCCAAGCTGTCCTGCAGTGGATTGCAGCCTCACAATTTAATGTACCCATGCTCTACTTcatgggagatgatgatggacaacTGGAGAAG CTTCCTGAAGTTTCGGCTAAGGCAGCAGAGAAGGGGTACAGCGTAGGAGATCTTCTTCAAGAGGTCATGAAGTTTGCCAAGGAACGACAACTGGATGAAGCCGTGGGAAACATGGCTAGAAAACAACTGCTAGACTGGCTGCTCGCTAACCTGTGA